Proteins found in one Anopheles aquasalis chromosome 3, idAnoAquaMG_Q_19, whole genome shotgun sequence genomic segment:
- the LOC126579041 gene encoding UPF0489 protein C5orf22 homolog codes for MDSPNAPEPERQKSPEEAETDKQQQQQQQQEQQQEQLQKSEDAQEEAPQLVAAPAESSETDAPSEKKQEPSQASSSSRAALAAPPTSRKFEKVPIFVVEDHHEVLTFLYRCLGSRHLPLHGNRIVHFDSHPDMCIPKHMPASYATTNKDDLLDSISIENWLMPTVFAGHVQRIVWIKPPWSDQIPKGKYAFHVGEFEGSIRTDSTLEYFVSEGCYQPEEKLENKKRLELEVCSVDEYAVAEDSDLAEGYILDIDLDYFSTHNPFLKIYDRVQLYEKLKEIFVSPELADNTENDLAKLQQVARDREEKLEFLESIFLYLEEVGNLKHFLVDYQQEISEEYAGLLEKVTALVRILKREYKEEEIDWSMIYDAGCTCDVTDLPHHESSREEIERMVQQLEGFLRQLPSPPVVITVSRSSEDDYTPAEQVEMIQEMVLGALTKCLRAELDTPILYYKDQELNL; via the coding sequence ATGGATTCGCCAAACGCGCCAGAGCCCGAACGGCAGAAGTCGCCGGAAGAGGCGGAAAcggacaaacaacaacaacaacaacaacaacaagagcagcagcaagaacaaCTACAGAAATCTGAAGACGCGCAGGAGGAAGCGCCACAGCTCGTCGCCGCTCCCGCCGAATCGTCCGAAACAGATGCGCCCAGTGAAAAGAAGCAGGAACCGAGCCaagcgtcgtcgtcttccagAGCTGCCCTGGCAGCGCCACCGACGAGCAGAAAGTTCGAAAAGGTGCCAATCTTCGTGGTAGAAGACCACCATGAAGTGCTCACGTTCCTTTATCGCTGCCTCGGTTCGAGGCACCTACCCCTGCACGGTAACCGAATAGTGCACTTCGATTCGCACCCGGATATGTGCATTCCCAAGCACATGCCAGCTAGCTATGCCACGACGAATAAGGACGACCTTCTGGACTCTATCAGTATCGAGAACTGGTTAATGCCTACTGTGTTTGCGGGACATGTGCAGCGGATCGTTTGGATAAAGCCACCGTGGTCCGATCAAATTCCGAAAGGAAAATATGCCTTCCACGTGGGAGAGTTTGAGGGTTCGATCAGGACGGACTCGACGCTGGAATACTTCGTGTCGGAGGGATGCTATCAGCCCGAAGAAAAGCTTGAGAACAAGAAGCgactggagctggaggtaTGCTCGGTGGACGAGTACGCGGTGGCGGAGGACTCGGATCTAGCCGAGGGTTACATCCTTGACATCGATCTGGACTACTTCAGCACGCATAATCCGTTCCTGAAGATCTACGACCGGGTCCAGCTGTacgagaagctgaaggagatTTTCGTCTCTCCTGAGCTAGCGGATAACACGGAGAACGATCTGGCGAAGCTGCAGCAGGTGGCACGGGATCGCGAGGAGAAGCTCGAGTTTCTTGAATCCATCTTCCTCTATCTGGAGGAGGTGGGCAATCTGAAGCATTTCCTCGTCGACTACCAGCAGGAAATCAGCGAAGAGTACGCGGGGCTACTGGAGAAGGTGACCGCCCTGGTACGGATACTGAAGCGTGAgtacaaggaggaggagatcgaTTGGTCAATGATCTATGATGCGGGCTGCACGTGCGACGTGACCGATCTGCCCCATCACGAGTCGAGCCGAGAGGAAATCGAGCGcatggtgcagcagctcgagGGCTTCCTGCGTCAGCTTCCCAGCCCGCCCGTCGTCATTACAGTATCAAGATCGAGCGAAGACGATTACACACCAGCCGAGCAGGTGGAGATGATACAGGAGATGGTTCTGGGTGCACTTACAAAGTGCCTGCGAGCAGAGCTAGATACCCCGATACTGTACTATAAGGATCAGGAACTTAATTTGTAA
- the LOC126579043 gene encoding protein Gemin2, with the protein MEIDLIQKPALAVDPPDESFDPNQVPETGEQYLQKVMYERNRCPMVVVAENPHTDQQKSLSGTAALPANSVTNSAHQTLIPTKEWESMQNQKFTELRDTITSYRSSPQFQENLQRTHVFLNFEDRKQLHEYCANNQPYVRILLSIPQRNLETLLEYLYEWLQDSDPAGDSDQSVMSQQDEQSSDQDMIGDVTTTPVSSSVSKQPAQRCLRKDWITQWIYAIMACLITPLEPYIHSVLRDIAKTCIMLRNELNREDEAKVLPLNLLISIISQNFNQLDLADNID; encoded by the exons ATGGAGATCGATTTAATACAGAAGCCGGCCTTGGCCGTCGATCCGCCGGACGAAAGCTTTGATCCCAATCAGGTACCGGAAACGGGGGAGCAGTATCTGCAAAAGGTGATGTACGAACGAAACCGAtgcccgatggtggtggtcgccgaGAATCCACACACGGACCAGCAAAAATCCCTGTCCGGAACAGCCGCTCTACCCGCC AATTCCGTGACAAACTCAGCCCACCAAACGCTTATCCCCACGAAGGAATGGGAATCCATGCAGAATCAAAAGTTTACCGAACTACGCGACACCATCACGTCCTACCGCAGCAGCCCGCAGTTCCAGGAGAATCTGCAACGTACGCACGTCTTTCTAAACTTCGAGGATCGCAAGCAGCTGCACGAGTACTGTGCCAACAATCAGCCGTACGTCCGTATTCTGCTCAGTATTCCACAACGCAATTTAGAGACACTGCTCGAGTATCTGTACGAGTGGCTGCAAGATTCGGATCCGGCAGGCGACAGCGACCAATCGGTCATGTCACAGCAGGATGAGCAATCGTCCGATCAGGATATGATCGGCGATGTGACGACCACCCCGGTATCCTCGAGCGTTTCCAAGCAACCGGCACAGCGCTGTTTGCGGAAAGATTGGATCACCCAGTGGATCTATGCGATCATGGCCTGCTTGATAACGCCTCTGGAACCGTACATACACAGCGTGCTGCGTGATATCGCGAAAACCTGTATTATGCTGCGCAACGAACTGAACCGGGAGGACGAAGCGAAGGTGCTGCCGCTCAATCTGTTGATAAGCATCATTTCGCAAAATTTCAATCAACTCGATCTGGCCGATAACATCGATTGA